One window of the Archaeoglobus sulfaticallidus PM70-1 genome contains the following:
- the sat gene encoding sulfate adenylyltransferase — MALLRTPPPHGGNLVDRVVRNPDRAKKMADGCVTYDIKPTMLDGVPIRNVYREIMSICYGFFSPVEGSMVRNEVERVLEERRLLNEWVFPYPLVFDISEEDYKNLGVGEGDRLLLRLKGQPFAVLDIDEIYKIDPVDIATRTFGTPERNPEVVKVPFDKKHPGYMIYRSMNPVVLAGKYTIVNEPKFRDPYNKFWFPPAKCREEFKKKGWRTAIAHQTRNVPHVGHEALMKNAAYTGDVEPCRGILVNAIIGAKRRGDYPDEAILEGHAAVNRFGYIKPERHMVTFTLWDMRYGNPIESLLHGIIRQNMGCTHHMFGRDHAAVGEYYDMYATQILWTKGIPSFGFEAPPNEVDYGLKIIPQNMAEFWYCPKCGEMAYSETCGHVDQKQKLSGSFIRGMVAEGIFPPNIIMRPEVYKAIVKWWKVYGYPFVNPKYLAEKDKTLEVDVPPMEVSKG, encoded by the coding sequence ATGGCGTTATTGAGAACACCACCACCTCATGGTGGCAACTTAGTTGATAGAGTCGTTAGGAATCCGGATCGTGCTAAAAAGATGGCTGATGGCTGCGTTACCTACGATATAAAACCAACCATGCTCGATGGCGTGCCGATAAGGAATGTTTACAGAGAGATAATGTCGATCTGCTATGGATTCTTCAGCCCTGTTGAGGGTTCAATGGTCAGAAACGAGGTAGAGAGAGTTCTTGAAGAGAGAAGGTTGCTGAACGAATGGGTATTTCCATACCCGCTCGTGTTCGATATAAGTGAAGAGGACTACAAGAATCTCGGTGTTGGTGAGGGAGATAGGCTTTTGCTCAGATTGAAAGGCCAGCCCTTTGCAGTTCTTGACATCGATGAGATTTACAAGATCGATCCAGTTGATATAGCAACCAGAACTTTTGGAACTCCCGAAAGGAATCCCGAGGTTGTTAAGGTTCCATTCGACAAAAAGCATCCAGGCTACATGATCTACAGGTCCATGAACCCTGTGGTTCTCGCTGGAAAGTACACGATAGTAAACGAGCCAAAGTTCAGAGATCCATACAACAAGTTCTGGTTCCCACCAGCTAAATGCAGAGAGGAATTCAAGAAGAAGGGCTGGAGAACAGCTATAGCCCACCAGACGAGAAATGTTCCGCATGTTGGTCACGAGGCTCTGATGAAGAACGCTGCATACACTGGAGATGTCGAGCCGTGCAGGGGTATCCTCGTAAACGCCATTATCGGTGCCAAGAGAAGAGGAGACTACCCAGATGAGGCGATTCTTGAGGGTCACGCTGCCGTTAACAGGTTTGGTTACATCAAACCCGAGAGGCATATGGTCACATTCACGCTCTGGGACATGAGATACGGTAACCCGATCGAGTCACTGCTGCACGGTATAATCAGGCAGAACATGGGATGCACGCATCACATGTTTGGTAGAGACCACGCAGCAGTTGGTGAGTACTACGACATGTATGCAACCCAGATCCTATGGACGAAGGGTATTCCAAGCTTTGGATTTGAAGCTCCACCAAATGAAGTTGATTATGGATTGAAAATCATCCCGCAAAACATGGCAGAGTTCTGGTACTGCCCCAAGTGTGGAGAGATGGCGTACAGTGAGACCTGTGGACATGTCGATCAGAAGCAGAAACTCAGTGGAAGCTTCATAAGAGGAATGGTCGCAGAGGGTATCTTCCCACCGAACATAATCATGAGGCCTGAGGTTTACAAGGCAATTGTCAAATGGTGGAAGGTCTATGGATATCCATTCGTGAATCCGAAGTATCTCGCAGAGAAGGACAAGACGCTTGAAGTGGATGTACCTCCAATGGAGGTTAGCAAGGGGTGA
- the aprA gene encoding adenylyl-sulfate reductase subunit alpha — MPYEAEIKEVEADVLILGGGMSGCGAAVEACYWAKPLGMKVVLVDKAAIDRSGAVAMGLSAINTYLGMSGRASYGQWTPEDFVKYVRTDLMGIVREDLVYDVARHVDSSVHLFEKWGLPIWKDKDGKYVREGPWQVMINGESYKVIVAEAAKSVLDPENIYERVMITHLLTDDNDPNRVCGAVGFSVREDKFYVFKAKAVICAMGGAVHVFRPRSTGEGLGRAWYPPWNAGSTYALMAQVGAELTCMDVRFVPARYKDGYGPVGAWFLLFKCKATNAFGEEYMVTRKAEVEKFQPYGSMKPMPTCLRNHAMLLDMREGKGPIYMRTPEAIQALAEEIPDEKERKKKFKELEAEAWEDFLDMTITQALLWASMNIDPAVEPSEIMPSEPYFIGSHAGASGAWVCGPSDAMPDEYKDAFPALYNRMTTVMGLFTCGDGAGASGHKFSSGSFTEGRIAGKAAVKFARDHKDYTPAVSEERIKKLKEIVYRPLNLYEQYKDATTRPEINPNYIRPKMFMFRLQKIMDEYVGGISTYYTTSEKMIEQGLKLLQFLKEDSEKLAAEDLHELQRVWENIHRMWVAEAHARTILARKETRYPGYYYRADYPELDDANWRKFVNVRYNPQTDEWEVIERPYIQIVPE; from the coding sequence ATGCCATACGAGGCTGAAATAAAGGAAGTTGAAGCAGATGTTTTGATTCTTGGCGGTGGAATGTCTGGATGTGGTGCCGCAGTTGAAGCATGCTACTGGGCAAAACCACTCGGCATGAAAGTTGTCCTTGTAGATAAGGCTGCTATCGATAGAAGCGGTGCAGTTGCAATGGGTCTCTCAGCCATCAACACCTACCTCGGAATGAGTGGTAGGGCAAGCTACGGGCAGTGGACGCCCGAGGACTTTGTGAAGTATGTCAGAACTGACCTGATGGGTATTGTTAGAGAGGATCTCGTTTACGATGTTGCAAGACATGTTGACTCAAGTGTCCACCTCTTCGAGAAGTGGGGGCTCCCAATCTGGAAGGATAAGGACGGCAAGTATGTAAGAGAGGGCCCATGGCAGGTAATGATAAACGGTGAGAGCTATAAGGTAATCGTTGCTGAGGCGGCAAAGAGCGTTCTCGACCCAGAGAACATCTATGAGAGAGTTATGATCACACACCTGCTCACAGATGATAACGATCCGAACAGAGTTTGCGGTGCAGTTGGTTTCAGCGTTAGAGAGGACAAGTTCTATGTGTTCAAGGCAAAGGCAGTCATCTGTGCGATGGGTGGAGCAGTCCACGTTTTCAGACCGAGATCAACCGGTGAGGGTCTCGGTAGAGCTTGGTATCCACCTTGGAACGCTGGATCTACCTATGCATTAATGGCACAGGTTGGTGCTGAGCTGACTTGCATGGATGTCAGATTCGTTCCAGCAAGATACAAGGATGGTTATGGTCCAGTCGGTGCTTGGTTCCTGCTCTTTAAGTGCAAGGCGACAAACGCATTTGGCGAGGAGTACATGGTCACAAGAAAGGCTGAAGTTGAGAAGTTCCAGCCATACGGCTCAATGAAGCCAATGCCAACCTGCCTGAGAAACCATGCAATGCTCCTCGACATGAGAGAGGGCAAAGGACCGATCTACATGAGGACACCAGAGGCTATCCAGGCACTTGCTGAGGAGATCCCGGACGAGAAGGAGAGGAAGAAGAAATTCAAGGAACTCGAGGCTGAGGCTTGGGAGGACTTCCTCGACATGACAATCACCCAGGCTCTGCTCTGGGCATCAATGAACATCGACCCAGCAGTTGAGCCATCTGAGATCATGCCATCCGAGCCATACTTCATAGGCTCACATGCTGGTGCAAGCGGTGCTTGGGTCTGCGGTCCATCCGATGCAATGCCGGATGAGTACAAGGATGCGTTCCCGGCACTGTACAACAGAATGACCACAGTCATGGGTCTCTTCACCTGCGGTGATGGTGCTGGAGCAAGCGGTCACAAGTTCTCAAGCGGTTCATTCACAGAGGGAAGAATCGCCGGAAAGGCAGCAGTCAAATTCGCAAGAGACCACAAGGACTACACACCAGCAGTTAGTGAAGAGAGAATCAAGAAACTCAAGGAAATCGTTTACAGACCACTGAACCTCTACGAGCAGTACAAGGATGCCACAACAAGACCAGAGATCAATCCGAACTACATCAGACCAAAGATGTTCATGTTCAGACTGCAGAAGATCATGGATGAGTATGTTGGTGGTATCTCAACCTACTATACCACCAGCGAGAAGATGATCGAGCAGGGCCTCAAGCTCCTGCAGTTCCTGAAGGAGGATAGTGAGAAGCTTGCTGCTGAGGACCTCCACGAGTTGCAGAGAGTCTGGGAGAACATCCACAGAATGTGGGTTGCTGAGGCGCATGCAAGAACAATCCTTGCAAGGAAGGAGACAAGATATCCAGGATACTACTACAGAGCAGACTATCCAGAGCTCGACGACGCCAACTGGAGAAAGTTCGTTAATGTCAGATACAACCCACAGACTGACGAGTGGGAAGTCATCGAGAGACCATACATCCAGATTGTACCAGAATAA
- the aprB gene encoding adenylyl-sulfate reductase subunit beta yields MPSYVNPEKCDGCKALDKTACQYICPNDLMVLDKEKEKAYNREPEMCWECYNCVKICPQGAIEVRCYADFAPLGARVTPLRGSDSIMWTVQFRNGTVKRFKFPIRTTPEGSIKAHDGFPEAKPEDLDSELLFSEPDTLEVEFPVFKK; encoded by the coding sequence ATGCCAAGTTATGTAAACCCGGAAAAGTGTGATGGATGTAAGGCATTGGATAAGACAGCTTGCCAGTACATCTGCCCAAACGACCTTATGGTATTGGATAAGGAGAAGGAGAAAGCATACAACAGAGAGCCAGAGATGTGCTGGGAGTGCTACAACTGTGTGAAGATCTGCCCACAGGGTGCTATTGAGGTAAGATGTTATGCAGACTTTGCTCCACTGGGTGCGAGAGTTACACCCCTAAGGGGTAGTGATTCAATCATGTGGACAGTCCAGTTCAGAAACGGCACAGTAAAGAGGTTCAAATTCCCAATCAGGACAACCCCAGAGGGTTCAATCAAAGCCCACGATGGATTCCCAGAGGCAAAGCCAGAGGATCTCGACAGCGAGTTGCTGTTCTCAGAGCCGGATACACTTGAAGTAGAGTTCCCAGTATTTAAGAAGTAA
- a CDS encoding DUF6955 family protein, which translates to MVHYIGILLDDQRLEAIKGTGLENKLAYLFGGQVKQLIIEVPEEVSQKILAEFPNARIDSRSFLEDLPVAFRRALFQEVVNKKSLGADVVEAVFEKIDEIKELAAKESEYIPPPDIDTSDI; encoded by the coding sequence ATGGTACACTATATAGGCATTCTGCTCGATGACCAGAGGCTTGAGGCGATCAAAGGCACGGGACTCGAGAATAAACTTGCATATCTCTTTGGTGGCCAGGTTAAGCAGCTGATCATAGAGGTTCCAGAGGAGGTTTCTCAGAAAATCCTTGCAGAGTTTCCAAATGCAAGAATAGATTCGAGAAGTTTCCTTGAAGATCTTCCTGTGGCATTCAGGAGAGCCCTGTTCCAGGAAGTTGTTAACAAGAAGAGTCTCGGTGCTGATGTTGTAGAGGCAGTATTCGAGAAAATCGATGAGATCAAGGAACTCGCAGCCAAAGAGTCCGAGTACATACCACCACCGGACATTGACACATCAGATATTTAA